One Oncorhynchus masou masou isolate Uvic2021 chromosome 27, UVic_Omas_1.1, whole genome shotgun sequence genomic window carries:
- the LOC135516566 gene encoding keratin-associated protein 10-11-like — MKRVLGTRVLGTVCCIPVLCTVLYTCAVYCVLYTCAVYLCCVLCAVYLCCVLCTVCCCVPVLCTVCVYLCAVYLCAVYLCCVPCAVSVYLCCVPVLCTCAVYCVLYTCAVYLCCVLCAVYLCCVLCCVPVYCVPVLCTCAVYLCCVPVLYTCAVYLCCVLCDLCCIPVLCTCAVYLCCVPVLCTCVLCTVCCVPVLCTVCCVPVLCTVCCVPMLCTCAVYLCCIPVLYTCAVYRVLYTCAVYRVLCVYLYAVYLCCIPVLCTVCCVPVLCTCAVYCVLCTVCCVPVLYTCAVYRVLCTVCCIPVLCTVCCIRVLCTCAVYLCCIPVLCTVCCVPCAVYPVLCTVCCVPCAVYLCCVPVLCTCAVYLCCIPVLCTVCHVHTEVYWAAA, encoded by the exons ATGAAG CGTGTGCTGGGTACC cGTGTGCTGGGTACTGTGTGCTGTATACCTGTGCTGTGTACTGTGCTGTATACCTGTGCTGTGTACTGTGTGCTGTATACCTGTgctgtgtacctgtgctgtgtactGTGTGCTGTATACCTGTGCTGTGTACTGTGTACCGTATGCTgctgtgtacctgtgctgtgtactgtgtgtgtgtacctgtgtgctgTATACCTGTGTgctgtgtacctgtgctgtgtaccgtgtgctgtgtctgtgtacctgtgctgtgtacctgtgctgtgtacctgtgctgtgtactgtgtgctgtatacctgtgctgtgtacctgtgctgtgtactGTGTGCTGTATACCTGTGCTGTGTACTGTGCTGTGTACCTGTGTActgtgtacctgtgctgtgtacctgtgctgtgtacctgtgctgtgtaccTGTGCTGTATACCTGTGCTGTATACCTGTGCTGTGTACTGTGTGACCTGTGCTGTATACCTGTGCTGTGTACCTGTGCTGTATACCTGTgctgtgtacctgtgctgtgtaccTGTGTGCTGTGTACCGTGTgctgtgtacctgtgctgtgtaccgtgtgctgtgtacctgtgctgtgtaccGTGTGCTGTGTACCTATGCTGTGTACCTGTGCTGTATACCTGTGCTGTATACCTGTGCTGTATACCTGTGCTGTGTACCGTGTGCTGTATACCTGTGCTGTGTACCgtgtgctgtgtgtgtacctgtatgctgtgtacctgtgctgtatacctgtgctgtgtaccgtgtgctgtgtacctgtgctgtgtacctgtgctgtgtactGTGTGCTGTGTACTGTGTGCTGTGTACCTGTGCTGTATACCTGTGCTGTATACCGTGTGCTGTGTACCGTCTGCTGTATACCTGTGCTGTGTACTGTGTGCTGTATACGTGTGCTGTGTACCTGTGCTGTATACCTGTGCTGTATACCTGTGCTGTGTACCGTGTGCTGTGTACCGTGTGCTGTGTACCCTGTGCTGTGTACCGTGTGCTGTGTACCGTGTgctgtgtacctgtgctgtgtacctgtgctgtgtaccTGTGCTGTATACCTGTGCTGTATACCTGTGCTGTGTACCGTGTGCCATGTGCACACCGAAGTTTATTGGGCAGCAGCGTAA